The Macadamia integrifolia cultivar HAES 741 chromosome 4, SCU_Mint_v3, whole genome shotgun sequence genome contains the following window.
NNNNNNNNNNNNNNNNNNNNNNNNNNNNNNNNNNNNNNNNNNNNNNNNNNNNNNNNNNNNNNNNNNNNNNNNNNNNNNNNNNNNNNNNNNNNNNNNNNNNNNNNNNNNNNNNNNNNNNNNNNNNNNNNNNNNNNNNNNNNNNNNNNNNNNNNNNNNNNNNNNNNNNNNNNNNNNNNNNNNNNNNNNNNNNNNNNNNNNNNNNNNNNNNNNNNNNNNNNNNNNNNNNNNNNNNNNNNNNNNNNNNNNNNNNNNNNNNNNNNNNNNNNNNNNNNNNNNNNNNNNNNNNNNNNNNNNNNATTTTAAGTATTAATCTTTTTCTATTGAGCAATTTTCATCCCTTcccttgtatttttattttattacatcTTTCACCCATGTGTTTTTAAATATTACGTAAAACTCTGTGTCAGAGTTGATGCTGTTAGTGGACCATTAATTTTGGATGTTAAAATACGAGTTTGCCTTTTTGCttttaaacccttttttttttttctttttcattttaccATCCTTATCCCTACCCTCATAACCACTCTCAGATGGAACCCTTTACCATAGTTTCACTCATATCCATCGCCGGCGACAGGGAGGAGTCTAGGTGAAGACAACGACGAACCAAGCAGGCACGATTGACGGCGACGGTGACACAGAGATTGACGGCTAGACTCCCACAACCCACACACAGGcatgagaaaaagagagagagagagagagagaagcgcaCCAATTCACTTATAGCTCTCAGAAAGCATTGCCAATTGTCATACAAGCAGAGaaggaaataagaaaatgaaaagtgtAAGAAGAGATCAGAattagaagagaaagagaggttaCGAGTAAATTATGCGGCCATTGAGGTCAAGTATATGAACCGACTGACCCATAGACTGcaaaatattaaggtactgtTTATTCGTAAAATTAACGGCTGCAGGGCTGGCTGGTCTCGGACTGGGAGCATCACGGCTGCTGCTCTCCCTTTGTAACGGAGACGACTGAAGGCAAGCTATGCTTTAAGTAGGCGGTAGCTCCCTCGAGCCCACCACCAGTTTTCCTCCTTAGAACGCCCATTCTCGATCTCCCTGGCGATATCGAATGCGAACGCTGGTGCCTGTGGAACGATTTGCCATCGCTGCTAGTGCCAGAACCGGTACCGGTGCCGCCACTGGTAAGCAACAACTTCCACATCTCTTGTTTGAGGTGAGAGTGGCCGGCTTCGAGCTCTTGGATCTTCTTCAGCAGCTCCTCAGCTGGAGGGGTGTCCATTAGGGCAACTCAACAATACCCAATGGGTTTTCTTTCCTGCTTCTAGCGAGAAATTACTCCCCAACCAAACCGACCAAACCGACCAAACCAATGAAGGTATACGACATGATGAATAGATAGTAGGGTACCGCAGCGGTTCACTGGGTTTGCCGCAGACAGGTCTTCGATCACCATTCGCCGTCGTTGTGCCGCTTGCCGATCATTGCGTGCTTGCTTGTCGCTGTTCACCGAATGCCGTCGGTCGTTCCCACCCCACCTCAGTCAAGTTCGCTCAGATTTAGGTTGCGGGTGAGAGAAAGATGGACTTTTACTCTTTAGTTATCATAGGATGGGTATAATGGATAATTTACTCCATGGAGaataatttaaatattaatttttttttttttaaatcttaatgACCAAAATATGATTGATGGATTCAcattttttgtaatatttgtcAATTGATAGAGGAGGTTTTCATAATATTTAAAAACACCAGGATGGGGATATAATGGAAACAAAAAGACAGGAGAGGCGATGTAAATTGCTCTTTATTATTTTACACTTTGAAATGACAAAAGTCGACAATTTGATACAATTGATACGaaaccaatacttgaaaccatgtggTCGCTGGCGTCCTTAAAGGATCTTCATCCGTGGACGAAAACCCCCGCTATTCATCATTAGAGGGTTGGAAAGTCAAATCAAACGGGTGTATTAGATACAAGAGGGCATATGCTGTGAAGTTTGATCTAATCTTCTTTACAGGAAAACAAAAGGTGTGATCCAATCGTTGCTGGGCGACCCGTGACCCGTCTAGCAAACTCCTCCCTGAACCTGAAGGGCTGGAGGTAAAATTCGTCCCTACCCTCCTATTCCAAGTCCCACCAATCTGGAATTCTTTGTCTCTCAGATTCGCCATGGCTGCATCTTCAGCGTCATCGGCAACAAAATCGCTGTTTCAGTCACtgaaaaaattcttcaagaaaCCATGGGAGATCACAGGCCCTTGTGCCAGCCCAGAGTACAAGAACGCACTCCCTGGCGCCCTCGAGTACCGTGTCTTCTGCCCCGCCACTGAACCACATAAGGCTATCGTCCCTACTTCCAACCCCGAAACCGTCTACGACATCAAGTACTTCAGTCGTGACCAACGGCGCAATCGCCCGCCTATTCGACGTACCATTTTGAAGAAGGCCGATGTcgagaagatgatgatggagaCGACTTTCGATGTTAATGACTTCCCTCCTGTTTATCTCACTGCCAAGGTCGAAGAGGATGAAAATGCCAGGGGCGGAGGTTATCAGAAATAGGTCAGTAATCCATCTGTCGGTGATCTATAACTGTGCGATCGTTGTGAATTATTTGGGATTAGTTTGATTCTAAGTATTAGGGTTTGATGCTGGGTGTTCTAGGTGCTAGAAAGTGATGCATTTGATTGTTCAATGTCCATGAATCGAGGTTTTCTTTTagtgtttagatttttttttcacacgGGATAGGGATCTAAGTATGAATTTGAGGTTTTTGGAACCTCATCTTCTGAACGTGGATAAGTATTGATACCTTTGCCATAATTGGCATCCTTGGTGTATTGTGTATTTTGTTCTTGATATTCAGATGGTCTATATAGTGTCTAAAATTTTATAGATGATCTCTGCGAGTCTGCAGGGACCTTTAAGTTACCGTTTGCTGTACCATAATACTCTATCTAAGATGACCATTGCCTTcaaaatacttgtatatttcaTTGCTACGGTTTGAGGAACTTCTATGGTCATTCACAATGTCACTTTCCTCCCTAGTAGGGCTGTGATTGCCGGAGACTGGAGATTGCCCACTGAAGTtccatttctcatttctctgGTTTCTACTCGTTGGTATTTTTGGATGATTGCAATTCATATCTATCTCGATGTTTATCATTGAGCTGATGATATTCATGCTTTAGGCCTGAAGCTAAGCCTTAAGTAAACTATAAGTTATTATTGACACAAATAGTTCTGACTTCTCCCTGATAGAGGCATATTTTCTTCTCAATCACTTCAATTGTTACttgtcttttcttcttattccccCCAAATAAATTTCTAGTAGTTTTTTTGATTACTAGGTGGATTTGATAGTGCCTGATTGGATCGGCATGGTTGATGTCAACCTTCCAAAAACCATGCAGGAATGCAGCCTTAGGATTGTCTTGTAACTGTTGTTAGAGACCTGTCTGGATCAACCAAAGAAACTTGCAGGTGACTCATTTTGGTAGAATAGGAAATGATGCTGATGAAATGCATCCCTGAACCCCTTCACTATGCTAGGATTCACATTTTTTGCAGTGAATACTGCAGAAAGTTCTAATATATGAACTAATGTTAGTCTGCTTAAAATTCTAGTGACTTTCTAAATATTTTTTAGAATGTACAGACTTTCAAATTAAAGCTTTGTAAGCATACAGTTTCTGGAGGTTAGACTACTAACAAACAGTGACAGAAAACATTACACAATTTGCAATCCACTTCATGTATGTATAACTATGGAAACCTGCTAGCACGTTCATGAAGTTTGTACCTGCTTATATCAATATCTCTTGTAAAATGCCATGGGAAGCCTGCTGAGCATAGAAATTTGTGTCTCGGCCTCCAAACCtatcattttatgattttttatttttttggggtgaataaCAAAATTCATtacaaaagaggagaagaaaaaatacaaagccctgaagggaaagaaagaagaaaaataaaaactcaaaaagCCCAAATCCTAAGAGGAAGTGGGTTGGATACAAGATGGGGGAAATCCTCAGAGACAACAAtatgcctgttccttggggattCTTTACATGACAAAGAGACAGAAGAAAGCTTTCCTTTAGGCTGTGTttagtagccaagagaagaaaagaaaagaaaatttgtacttttttcttggttttagaagttctctttgtgcttgaCATGTCCACAACCAAGAGAAGAtttagtttttgaatttcaaaattcacattgggaattgtgaagttttattttgctcccaaaaaaaaatcttgccaaaaacacaagaaaacatgagaaaaacttttattttcttctcttctaatgataaccaaacatacatactttttttatttttattttctcaccatttcatttcttttcttttNNNNNNNNNNNNNNNNNNNNaagcaataataacaattactaaatGCTCGAATCCATAAACCTAATATTGCAATTtagataatagtccacatactaCACAAAAAGTTGCTTCCAATTATGTTTATGTTatacagtcatcccaaaccatgcaaaaaaaaaaaaaaatttaaatttgtccACATCAAAATTACATTCCAAATAGAAGTTATTTAATAACAAATATTCTAGTTCTTCAATACTCAATCTGAGTTGGACAAATCGGCTGCAACCCAATCAGCCCACATCTGGTCAGCAATTTATTATCGAAATAGATCCCAATCACCATTCTCCAGCACATGATCCTCGCCATCAGaactatcatcttcaacatcatcatttaCTTGGTGAGGGGTGGATTGGGTACTAGTACTAGTGACAACATCATTGGAGCTCTGTCTCTCATCATCTACTCTCTCACACTCTTTCCACTCATCAAATACGTATTCATCGTCCTCAAAGCCAATGACAACAGCAACGGTAATGCATAAAAAGCTTTCAATAGAGATTGTTAATTATTTGGGCAATATGTGAGCAGGGTACTTAGAATAATGggttttctgttttgaataATTTTCAGGTGGAACCTTTGCAATGTATTCATTGATTTCCAGGCATTCGAAGGTCAGTGCTATCCCAAACAGCCAACAAGGGGAAGATGAGATGAACCTTTCTGCTTATAAGTTGCAAATCCCTACAAAGCATTTGAAGAGAGCTGAGAAGATCAAAGCATCTCTGGAGAGAAGCTCCTTTGCTAAAACTGCCCTTCTAGCTGGATTCCCATCCAAGTACTTATTTCCAAGTACCAAGGGGTGTCAATCAAACGATTTGATTCCAAGtacttatttcctatttttatcCTCTATTATAAACAGCGTGGAAGATTTGTATATAGACTTTAGATATGAATATTTGGGAAGGATGATAAGTATCATTTAGTGTTTGGTCTTGGATGTGCACTCCCAAGGGCAAATTTGTCTTAAACATCATGCATGCTACTAGGGAAGTGATTATTGAGATTTAACAATGAGAATGTTGATTTTGGAGGAGGGGGTAATAACCTTGAAGCACCTATAACAATGCAATGTGGCATGTGGGTATGGTAATATTAATGTAATAATTATACTGGGTGCTATAGAAAAGATCTATGAAATTCACCTCATTTTTCACCAAACAGATAGTTGAATTTaacaacagagaagaagaagaaacgaaTACTTGAAATTAACACATAACAAATATACACTTGACATAATTTGAAATATGCATAGCTAATTTCCAACTCTGCTGAAACTAACACTGAACATaacaaagaaagagggagaacAAAAAAAGTAGTAACATAGAGGAAAAAAAGCATCCACTGGCACAGTATGGAAAACCATAACACAAAGGGGTATTTCCTCTCCTTTATGAGACTCTGAATCGATGGTTCCATTATGAACCTCCTTTAAAGAAATATCTGATCCTTCAAATATGCTTCTCAAGAGACAGAAATGAAGAGCAGGAAACATACAAAGAGATCAGGATCAAGAACAAGCATGGACGAAGAAACTGATGAATCATCATAGACTGTTtcaccatagaagaagaagaagaagaagaagaagaagaagaagaagaaaaaatggaaactgAATTTCCATAATATTAAGAACGCatacgaagaagaaaaaaatcacataagaatcaaaatctaaccttaaatcaagcttcgattctagttcttcaaaccttggagtcgatcgtctgatttggaaatagggtaaaccctagatatgaagtttacaacctgaaaaatagaaaccgaacttcaataatcttaataaaacacaaatgtaggccaagaatacaaagaagaatacaaagaagaggggaaatctcaccttcaatcaactcggttTTAGGTGTTCTTCTCATATGCGAGCATCTGTCATGGACAGAGGGTAAacgtgagaaaccctaaacacaaaaaaagaagaagaaaaagagaaggaagaaagaagaaaaataagaagaagaagaagaagaagaagaagaagaagaagaacctccGTCGCTCTGTTTCAGGGAGAACCTCGGTCGAGCTTTACCGTGAGAATCGCATGAAACCGTGGATAATGAACTCAATGTGAATCCATGTTTTTTATACCAACCCAATAAACCGTGACTCGATCCCggattaacctattgaggttaatccggatgagtcatggattttagttgaaatccctgattctactggccacCACGACTCCGAATCGActtttcacaaaaatgaaccaaacggTTTAAGTTTAATGGGAAACTGATTCCCTGGGatctggtccgatggataattcaaaccaaacgccccctaaaGGATCTTCATCCGTGGACGAAAACCCTCGCTATTCATCATTAGAGGGTTGGAAAGTCAAATCAAACGAGTGTATTAGATACAAGAGGGCATATGCTGTGAAGTTTGATCAAAAAAAGGTGTGATCCAATCGTTGCTGGGCGACCCGTGACCCGTCTAGCAAACTCCTCCCTGAACCTGAAGGGCTGGAGGTAAAATTCGTCCCTACCCTCCTATTCCAAGTCCCACCAATCTGCAATTCTTTGTCTCTCAGATTCGCCATGGCTGCATCTTCAGCGTCATCGGCAACAAAATCGCTGTTTCAGTCACtgaaaaaattcttcaagaaaCCATGGGAGATCACAGGCCCTTGTGCCAGCCCAGAGTACAAGAACGCACTCCCTGGCGCCCTCGAGTACCGTGTCTTCTGCCCCGCCACTGAACCACAGAAGGCTATCGTCCCTACTTCCAACCCCGAAACCGTCTACGACATCAAGTACTTCAGTCGTGACCAACGGCGCAATCGCCCGCCTATTCGACGAACCATTTTGAAGAAGGCCGATGTcgagaagatgatgatggagaCGACTTTCGATGTTAATGACTTCCCTCCTGTTTATCTCACTGCCAAGGTCGAAAAGGATGAAAATGCCAGGGGCGGAGGTTATCAGAAATAGGTCAGTAATCCATCTGTCGGTGATCTATAACTGTGCGATCGTTGTGAATTATTTGGGATTAGTTTGATTCTAAGTATTAGGGTTTGATGCTGGGTGTTCTAGGCGCTAGAAAGTGATGCATTTGATTGTTTAATGTCCATAAATCGAGGTTTTCTTTTAGTGTTTAGATTTTTGTTCACACGGGATAGGGATCTAAGAATGAATTTGAGGTTTTTGGAACCTCATCTTCTGAACGTGGATAAGTATTGATACCTTTGCCATAATTGGCATCCTTGGTGTATTGTGTCTTTTGTTCTTGATATTCAGATGGTCTATATAGTGTCTAAAATTTTATAGATGATCTCTGCGAGTCTGCAGGGACCTTTAAGTTACCGTTTGCTGTACTATAATACTCTATCTAAGATGACCATTGCCTTcaaaatacttgtatatttcaTTGCTACGGTTTGAGGAACTTCTATGGCCATTGACAATGTCACTTTCCTCCCCAGTAGGGCCGTGATTGCCGGAGACTGGAGATTGCACACTGAAGTtccatttctcatttctctgGTTTCTACTGGTTGGCATTTTTGGATGATTGCAATTCATATCTATCTCGATGTTTATCATTGAGCTGATGATATTCATGCTTTAGGCCTGAAGCTAAGCCTCAAGTAAACTATAAGTTATTATTGACACAAATAGTTCTGACTTCTCCCTGATAGAGGCACATTTTCTTCTCAATCACTTCAATTGTTACttgtcttttcttcttattccccCCAAATAAATTTCTAgtagttttttttattactagGTGGATTTGATAGTGCCTGATTGGATCGGCATGGTTGATGTCAACCTTCCAAAAACCATGCAGGAATGCAGCCTTAGGATTGTCTTGTAACTGTTGTTAGAGACCTGGCAGGTGACTCATTTTGGTAGAAGAGGAAATGATGCTGATGAAATGCATCCCTGAACCCCTTCACTATGCTAGGATTCACATTTTTTGCAGTGAATACTGCAGAAAGTTCTAATATATGAACTAATGTCAGTCTGCTTAAAATTCTAGTGACTTTCTAAATATTTTTTAGAATGTACAGACTTTCAAATTAAAGCTTTGTAAGCATACAGTTTCTGGAGGTTAGACTACTAATAAACAGTAACAGAAAACATTACACAATTTGCAATCCACTTCATGTATGTATAACTATGGAAACCTGCTAGCACGTTCATGAAGTTTGTACCTGCNNNNNNNNNNNNNNNNNNNNttttcaccatttcattttttttcatttcatttcttttcttcttttggctaccaaacataaccttaatGTCAAAGGAAATGGAATCCCAAATCATTTGatcattatttatttgtcttaCTCCTCAAAAAGGATTACCTTTGCTGCAACAAAGAAAAGTTTTGTTAAACCTAAAAGGAGTCCCCACCAATACAGAGATAACCTCTTGAACCCCACAACTTTGTTACTGCTTCAATGTATCTACAAGACTTGAACACCCATAAAATCTGGTGAACTAGTGATGACCAAACTTTAAGATGCTAACTAGACGATGTATACCCTTCTAAAAGGCTACACAAAATTTAACCCATAAAAGGAAGAGGGTTGGGGGGTGGAGAGTTATTGAAAGGCATTAAGTTGCCAAGATGTCCACTTCAGCTCTTCCCTGGTTGACTTGAAGAACTAATTACTCAATTTTTTAGCTGAACTGTCTTTCCCCTGCCAATTTTAGTGGTCACTTCGGGTAgttaagttttcttttatatCTGTTCTCTCAAGTCTTTTCCTGATCCACTGGTTTGTTTCATTGTTTAATGACTTCCTTCAAAGTGCATGTTTCCATCTTGGGATGAGCTTCTGCTCCcttggaaagaattaaaatgcACAATCTGTTGGAAGATTTTATTCTGTGACCAATCTTTGATTGATCTATCACTGCCCTTGTTTTGATGGTTCCCAAATCTTGAAATGCTTGGTCATCGAAATTTATACATATGTAAGAGATCACTgctggaattttttgaatttaataaagAAGCGAGCAAGGCCTGCATCTTGGATTGGTTTTTATGGCTGAGAAAAAAACACAGATTTGTCACACCTGCTGAAACCAGAATAGGAAATTCTTCATCTCCACCATCAAAGTTCAAACAAAGCAGAAATCATCGGTAATAGACGAAAGGGAGAAGATCTCTCATGTCTCTGTTTTGATTAGGGCTTTGTCTTGCTACTCTTTCTTCAGCCGTTGATGGATGCCAGTGGGTCACCTTTTCGGCAGACAATTCAATATGCCAGATGATCCCAGACCAGTCCGTTCCCTGGAATGGCACCCCTCGAATCCATCTCTGAATGGGAAAACATGGTCTAGCTTGTGTACTTCCACTCGTTCATCTCAGGGTATTGTGTTGGAATTCATTCCCTCATCTGTGATTGATGGTGAAAAACTGGCCAGGGAGAgttggaagatgaagaatccaGTGGGAATATGCTCTCGTAGGATTTGGCCTAGGTCCTAAACTCCTTATCATGTTGTTCGGCGTTTTGTCAAACAGAATTGGTGGTCAAAATTTGGTGAAAGTAGAGGTTACAGGGTTGGGCAGCGGTATTTTTATCTTCACTTGTGAAATCCAAACCCAACTCCAATGTATATTGGAAGTATGGCCATGGAACCTTGGAGCTCATCCCCTGATCCTCCAACCATAGTCTTCAGATGTATCTCTTCACAAAATAATGTCTCTGAGCTTCCCCTCTGGATTCGTCTATCTGGCCGTAATCTCAACCTTTTGGAGACCAATCTCTTAGCCACATTGCTAGTGTTGTTGGTCGACCATTGTTCATTCATTCCAGTATAACATACAGAGAATGTCTGTCCTTTACCCGTCTCTGTAGAAATTCTCATTCTTCCCTCGAGTGGCCTCCCTGAATTGATCCCACTGTCCATGTCCATGTCCATCAGAAAATGGATCATTCAACCAGTGGAGTATGATTGTTGCGCCCCCAGTTTTGTGCACGTTGTCAAGTTTTTGGCCACTCTGATTCCTCATGCCACTTGGCTCCAAGGGCCCATTTTCCCCCTCCTGGCCAACCTTCGTTGCCGGTACCCGCAACTGCTGCAGTGGACAATGGACGTCTGCTAGAAGCAACACAGCCAAGGTTGATAAGGGCAAGGGCCCGATAAACCCCTTTGGACTGTAACAACAATCCACCCCCACCAGCTATACACCTTCCCAATGACAATCCCTCCTTAGATATCCCATCTGGAGTAGGGATGAGTAGTGCAGTCATGAGAGCCCACTCCGATGGTGTATGACACTACGACACAAGTCCTTTGTGAATACTGGCATGAGTCCTCCGCACCCCACGGATGATCTGCTCCTAACCAAATCTCAGAGGTTTTGCATAGAGCAAATGGGATAGGGATTGCATCTCAACTGCACTCTTCATTGCATTTACAACCATCCAAATCAATTCTTAACAGGTTCAAGCCCTTGGAGAGCCTTATACATGAGACGAGAGATGTTGATGACATTACTCATGATGTCGGAAGCAATACACATGATCATCCAATGGAAGTGGAGGTGGGAGCTCATGGTAAGACCGTTCCTTTTCTGCCAAAACTATTTTATACTCTTATGATGAATCTTGGAGTATGGAGTATTAGGAGCCTTGACAAGCAGGTGTTCACTGTCTTATGCACAAGTTTGAGCTTAGTTTGATGGTTTTGGTGGAAACATGAGTTCAACAAAGTAGTTCACAGAAAATCAGTGATTCTCTTAATCACATGTGGCATCTCAAGCAGAattatgatttctttcctttggataagatttggatGCTCTGGGACCCCCAAATGCTTCAAGTTTTTGTGCTTCCAAGAGCTCTCAATTGTTCACTCTTGAATTCTTATTACTCAGTTGcaagttgattttctttactACTTCCGTCGATGGAGCAAATGATATCTCTCAAAGGAGGCTTCTCTGGGATCATCTCCAGCGTATTGCAAACACAATCGATGGGCCATGGACTGTGTGTGGGGTTTAAGAATGTGTATACTGcagtttttttattctttaccACATCCCAAATTGGCAATAAGATTTGTTGGCTCCTAGTTATTTTGCCATGTTATTTTGTTCCACAAACCCAGTTTTGTTTTTAGGTATGTATATCTAAGTTATCTAATTGGTTGAATTGTGTTGAATATTTTGAAACTGAAACCTATCCACGACACAGAAAACGAAACGTAACAAAGGAAAGAGCAGTCAAACAACCACAAAGCAATGATATATGTGGTTCAGCAAGGTGCTTACTATAGTGAGATAAGAGCATCTGCACTTGTAATGGAGGATAGGGTTTACAAGCTCTCTCCCTCACGCCTTTTTGTTTACAAAGAATTCCCAGTTAACCCTAATAAACTCTACAGGCTTTTAGTGGCCCTTTGGAGGTGGCCGTCAACCCAAACCCACATAATACTAGACTCCAATCCTCTACAGAATATTCATAGAAATACAGTGAATGAATTGTGGGAGTATAGTGCCATTTGTAATTGATTTAATGCTGAGTTTTCGAGTTTTAACATACTTACGGCCTTGGAGTTCATGTCGAGATTTATATGGTGTAGCATTTTATCGGCTAACCATTGTTTCTATGCTAGTTTTATTTTGCCCTCACAAAGATGCTAAAGTACTCAgtgatagaagaaaaaaatgtgtgtgtgtgtgtgtgtgttgtgtgtgtgtgtgtgttgggggggAAGGGGCGTGGTTGAAGGGCAAAAGAGCCCTTAGTGAATATGCTCACACCGCTTCTTGTGTTCTAACGAATTTGATAAATTGCCTTTCTTACTAAGCATTTAATATAGAAGAAAATAACTTAGCACATAGTCCTTTCTTTCAATTATTTTATCATGTTTCAGTAGTTTGTTACTCAGTTTCAGTGTCTGTCCAGTAATCTTATTAATTTCAGACATAACTTCTTGTGTACTACGgcccttttctttcttaggcTTAAGTTTATTCGACAGAAATATATTGCAGGATATTTCTATAAAGCTGAAGGGAATTATATGGTCTAATTTGGTCTAAAAGGACAAATTTTCTTGATGTTGCTTTGCTAAAAAAGGGGTGTATCTTTTGGTCAATGATACAGTTGTTGCTGCTGACTCCAACCTCATGATATGTTTTTTCACTCAACTATGTTTAAAGATGCTTCCTTGTCATGTACAATCAAACAATAGCTTTCTCTCACATATGCCTTGTatacttttaccaaaaaaattctttaCCACTAATTCCTTGTTTATCATGTTTTTCAGGGTTAGGAGTTGTGGCAAAATACGTGTATGCCCTTGACCCATTTAATAATCTCTCTCTTGTTTCAATCAGTGTGTAGAATGATATTTCATGATAATAGCACTGTCCCAATTGAATTCAGTTGGTATGTAGTGGACAAGGGtttgatttctacttttgatGTGTTATTACAAggcctttaatttttatttgttctGTTACTAGAGCAACTGACTTGTGGAAAATAAAGATATTCATTTATCCCCATgaatttcctttaaaaatttaGAAGGTGAAGTACATGTGTTAAGATCTGTCTTCACATTCCTTGGACAATTTTGGGAGGGTGTTTTCCCTATAAGACTTGTCCCTTGTGAAGGTGGGATGCAACTTGGAAAATGTAAATTCATgttcagggtaaccaaacaacATTTTGAGGGAAAGTTTTCCCACTTTGACCTTTATTATCTGTTCCTCACTTCTCTAACTCGATTGAATTCTTGGACCATAGATATTTATACTCAATTTgtggtttctttttcttttttaaatcccAAAAAATCCCATAATAATTCATGTGAAAAGTCAGACTCAAAGCAGTTGGACTCACTGTATCATAAGAGATTTTGCCTCGAGCAAATTATCACAATCGTGTGATTAGCTGTAAGAGGAAAAATCAATTAGAccttcaaaattaaaattgataaaaatactGATATCACTAATCACTGATCTAATCCTTTTATTTGACTGATAATGCTACTCCATTTTTTAAGGAATAGAAAAGCTGTTATGGCCACCTGGAGTCCTgtttccttct
Protein-coding sequences here:
- the LOC122076900 gene encoding uncharacterized protein LOC122076900 — translated: MAASSASSATKSLFQSLKKFFKKPWEITGPCASPEYKNALPGALEYRVFCPATEPHKAIVPTSNPETVYDIKYFSRDQRRNRPPIRRTILKKADVEKMMMETTFDVNDFPPVYLTAKVEEDENARGGGYQK
- the LOC122076899 gene encoding uncharacterized protein LOC122076899, with protein sequence MAASSASSATKSLFQSLKKFFKKPWEITGPCASPEYKNALPGALEYRVFCPATEPQKAIVPTSNPETVYDIKYFSRDQRRNRPPIRRTILKKADVEKMMMETTFDVNDFPPVYLTAKVEKDENARGGGYQK